A window of Plutella xylostella chromosome 19, ilPluXylo3.1, whole genome shotgun sequence contains these coding sequences:
- the LOC119690588 gene encoding uncharacterized protein LOC119690588 yields the protein MWWRTKRLITDNETNAKKNKVWRKISDEFNLKNSSCVRNTGQLKTLWENIKRTTRKDKAKTKKEIRLTTGRGGTNPFQGQVEIILGTTLSGIENPLDSDANLVLKKVLANEVEVSENESYQSEISNTKTSVVDQCFIGAENESGQSQMYQDNITREYECMTNVSDGLVNNKEHSPTWLQKRRPKYTDLQYKILEHKLELAKLLQKNAESEGKMKYKIQEEQLKQEKINTKILELKLKAAQYELLNKNN from the exons ATGTGGTGGAGAACAAAAAGACTGATTACTGATAATGAGACCAATGCCAAGAAAAACAAAGTATGGAGGAAAATAAGCGAcgagtttaatttaaaaaactctAGCTGTGTCCGAAACACGGGACAATTAAAGACACTGTGGGAAAACATAAAAAGAACCACAAGAAAAGATAAGGCAAAAACTAAGAAAGAAATACGCCTAACAACAG GAAGAGGCGGGACAAATCCATTCCAAGGCCAGGTAGAAATAATACTTGGGACAACACTAAGTGGAATCGAGAATCCATTAGATAGTGATGCAAACTTGgttttaaagaaagttttaGCAAATGAAGTAGAAGTATCAGAAAATGAATCATATCAATCAGAGATCTCAAACACCAAGACTTCCGTAGTAGACCAATGCTTCATAGGAGCAGAGAATGAATCTGGTCAATCACAGATGTATCAAGACAACATAACAAGAGAATATGAATGCATGACAAATGTGTCTGATggattagtaaataataaagaacaCAGTCCTACATGGTTGCAAAAAAGAAGACCAAAATATACTGATCTACAATATAAGATACTAGAACATAAACTAGAATTGGCTaagttattacaaaaaaatgctGAATCAGAGGGGAagatgaaatataaaattcagGAGGAGCAattaaaacaagaaaaaatcAACACAAAAATTTTAGAGCTAAAACTGAAAGCAGCACAGTatgaattattaaataagaataattaa